The genomic stretch ATCAATATCAATTCCAGTAGCTGAATTTGCTCCAAGTAAAAGAGAAGAAATAGCAAAAACTCCGGTACCGCATCCCAAATCAAGTATATTTTTGTTAGCTATATCTCCAAGAGAATTAGCATTCCAAAGAAGATCAGCAGCTATTGGAGCTGAAGTGGGATACTGTTCTAAATCAATCTGAGGAGATTCAAACTTAGGAATATCTTCAATAGCTATTTCAAGATGCCTTTTTTTTGTTATATTCATAGTGTTTCCTTTTATTATTTCTAATACATATTATAAACCTAATTATATCAATTATAAAAATATCAATTATATAAATATCAATTTTAATTGTTATATGATAAATATTAATTGTTATATGAATTAATTAAATTTATACATAATATACATAAATTATATAATTTACTTTATTTACTTTTCTTAATTTTACTTTTTAATAAAATTCTCTTTAAAAAATTATTTATAATATATATCACTATTATAATATAGATAATTATAGTAAAATTATAGTAAAAATATAAAAATTATATTATAGACAATGTTAATTAAATCTCTTTGTAAAATAGTAAAAAATAAAAAATTATATAATCATATATGAGTTTTAATAAAAATGAAATGAAAATGAATGTATATAAATTATATAATGTATGTAATGTATTTAATGTATATAAAAAATCTATATGAATTATAAAATAGATATATATGGCTTAATTGAATCTATATGAATATTATTAAAAATAATTATAAAAATAATTGAATAATAAACATAATTGAATAAACATTAATATTATAAAAAAATACTAGAGGTCCTAAATGTTTGATAAAATACTGATTGCTAATAGAGGAGAAATAGCTATAAGAATAATGAGAGCTTGTCGTGAATTAGATGTTAAAAGTGTTGCAATCTATTCTGATGCTGATAAAACTTCCCTTTATACTAATTATGCTGATGAAAGGTATGCATTAGGTAATCCTTCTCCTTCAAAGAGCTATCTTAATATTGATAAGATAATGGACATAGCTATCGAATCTGGAGCAGAAGCTATTCACCCAGGATATGGATTTTTAGCTGAAAACTCAGAACTTGGAAGAAGATGTGAAAAAAATGGAATTGCACTTATTGGACCAAGTGGAAAAGTTATTGAATCTATGGGAGACAAAATTACCTCTAAAAAGCTCATGAAAAAAGCAGGAGTTCCTATAATTGAAGGAACAGATAGTGGAGTAACTGATATTGATGAAGCTATAAAAATTGCAGATTCTATTGGTTATCCTGTTATTGTTAAAGCTTCAGCTGGTGGAGGAGGAATAGGAATGCGTACTGTTTATGAAGAAGATGAATTAGTACGAGCTATTGAATCCACACAATCTGTAGCTTCTACAAACTTTGGAGATTCAACAGTATTTATAGAAAAATACATTGAAAAACCAAGACATATTGAATTTCAGATTTTAGCTGATGATCATGGAAATACTATTCATGTAGCTGATCGAGAATGTTCTATTCAGCGTCGACACCAAAAATTAATTGAAGAAGCTCCTTCACCAATTATGACTGAAGAATTAAGAAAACAGATGGGTGAAAGTGCAATTAAAGCTGCGGAATATATTGACTACAGTAGTGCGGGAACAGTCGAATTCTTGTATAGTGGAGGAGAATATTATTTCTTAGAAATGAATACTCGTATTCAAGTAGAACATCCTATTACCGAAATTATAACCAATATAGATCTTGTTAAGGAACAGATAAAAATAGCTTCTGGTGAAGAACTTAGCTACTCACAAAAAGATGTGAAAGTAAATGGACATGCTATTGAATGTAGGATAAATGCAGAAAATCCTTTAGCTGATTTTGCACCAAATCCTGGTAAAATTACTGGATATCGATCTCCTGGAGGTCCTGGAGTTAGGCTTGATAGTGGTGTTTATATGAATTATACAATTCCAACATTTTACGATTCTATGATTTCTAAATTAATTGCTTGGGGAAGAAATAGGAATGAAGCTATAAATAGAATGAGAAGAGCATTGAGTGAATATATTATTATTGGAGTTAATACTACAATTCCATTCCATAAAGCTCTAATGAAAAATGAAAATTTCTTAAAAGGAGAACTTCATACTCATTTTGTTGATGATTATAGAAAAAGAATCGATGATGAAATGAGAATAATCAGAGAAGAAGACCTTGAAAGAATCAATCGTATGAGATCAACTTTCATGCCTGGTAAAAAAGTAGCTGCTATTTCAGCAGCTGTAGGTTCTTATCTTAATACAGCTAAAAAGCAAAAAATGAAAAAATCTAATAAATAGAAAATAAATATGGAAAGATTTATCGATAGTGATCTTATGAAAAAAAGTATGCAAGAACTTCTATCAAAAAATAGAGAGAAAATATCAGAAGAAGCTGCTGAAGGAATTTTTCAAATTGACGAAGAAAAAATTGCAGAATTTATAAAAGAAGTTGGGAATTATGAAATCGATTATATCCCAAGTGGAAAAATTAGAAAAAATTTAAATACAAAATATATTGGAAATGAAATTTACAGTTTTAAAGAAGTAGAATCTACCAATAGTGTAGCTAAATTTTTATCAAGATTTGGAGCTAAAGAAGGAACTATTATCCTATCTGAAATTCAAACTAAAGGAAAAGGGCGAAGAGGTAAAAAATGGGAGTCCCCAACTGGAGGAATCTGGCTTTCAATAATACTCAAACCAGATATTGAACCTTCAAAAGCACCAATTATAACATTAGCTACTGGTGTAGCTGTAGCCAAAACCCTTAGAGGAATGAATATAGATGCAAGAATAAAATGGCCTAATGATATACTTATTAATCATAAAAAGGTTTGTGGAATTCTTACAGAAGCGAATGCTAAATTTAGTACTGTCGATTATGTTATAGTTGGAGTAGGGATTGATACAAGAGTAGATACTAATATTTTAGCTGATGATCTTAGAGAAAAAACAACTTCTATAGATAATGAAACACCAGAAGAAATAGAAGAATATGAAATTATAGCTAACTTCCTCAATGAATTTGAAGACGTTTATGAATTATTCAAAGCCGGAGAATTCGATGAAATATTATATGACTGGAGAAGAATGTCACAAACAATTGGTAGCTATGTTGAAATAAAACAACCTCTAGGAAAAGTCTTAAGAGGAACTGCAGTTGGAATAAATAACCAAGGAGCATTAATCCTCGAACTCGAAAACGGAGATCTCAAGAAAATCATATCTGGTGAGTGTATAATCAGAGAAGGTTAAATATATTCAATAAATTGAGTATTTCTTATTTTTTATTAATTTTTTTATTATTAATTTTATTTATTAGTTTTATTTACTAATTTTTTATTTTTATTTATTTTATTGAAAATAATATTAAAATATATTAAATTACAATTAAAGCTTTAAAAAAGATTTAAAATAACTATATTTAAAAATTAAGAAATAAAATATAAAAATTAAAAATAAGATATTAAATTTACTAATATATAGTTCTTTGGATAAAACCCCTTTACTAAATACAATTTTCACATCATCTCATAGCTATTATCCACTAAATAGTAAATAATAAATTAAAAAATTTTTTTCTAATATATAAATAAATTTCATATGAATAATTAAATTATATGAAATGAATTAAATCAGTCAAAAGTGAATATAGTATCTTTAGCTAATTTTTCATCATTTATAACACTCAATAAACTTTCAAAAGAGTTTTTTATTTTATTAAAAATAATATCAACATCAATTCTTTCAGCATCAACGGCAGCTAAATCAAATCTAACTGTAGCTGAAGCACCTGGCATAGAAACTGCAGGAATAGTTACAATTCCTTCTTCTTTCAAAAGTAACATAGCCCAAATAAAACAAAGATCTTTATTTGAAAATTTATCCAATATTTTTCCATAATCATGAGTATTATCTTTTTTGAAATGATTGATTATTTCATTTTTAAGATTATCTTCAGAAACCATTACTCCCGTAGGAGTTTTTTCAAACATTTTAAAGTCATTAGCTAATAATTCCATCAATTCATCTTTTTTGTTTAGGGACTTCTTCAAATCATTTTCATTATAGTTTTCAAGACCTTTAACCATTGCTAAGATAGATGGAGGTTGTGCTTCTAATCCAAATTGATGAGCTTTAGTTTTGATTTGATTGATTAAATCTTTTTTCCCTGCCATCAATCCTCCACGTGGACCATTCATTAATTTATCCGTACTTGTAACTACTAAATCAGCCCCTAATTCTATAGCTTTTTTTTGAGAAAAAATAGCTGTTCTTAGTCTAGCACCTGATGCATCATCCACTAAAACAGAGATATTTTTTTCATTAGCTAGATCAATCACTGTTTTAAAAGATTTTTCATCTAAAATTTTATGATCCATGGTAGAACCAGTAATAATAACTAAAGATACATTATCTGGAAAAATTGATATGAATTTATCAATATCATCAAATTCTAAATAGTTAGCACCTACAAGAGCACAACTTCTAGGAATAGATGGATGTGCTGGAAACTCAGGTAAAAAGTGAACTACAAAACTATCTTTTTCAACAATAGAAAGAATAGTAGCTAATATCCCAGAACTAGTCCTGTTAACTGCAAATATCTTTTCCCCACCAAGATGATTTTTACCAAGAACTTGAAGTTTCTCTTCAAAAATAGCTGGACCAATATAAGTCTCCAAAAGATCTAATTCTTCTTGTGTAGCTAAAAATCCACCAGATAAACCAGTTAAATCATATAAACAATCTCTTCCCTTTTTTTCTATAATAGATTTAATAACTTTAAGAGATATCTCTCTTTTTTCCATTTCATCTAATGAATTTTTAATAAGCATAATATCACAGTAAACAATTTTAAAACAAACATAAAAATAATTTAGAACAAATAATCACAAACAAACCAGAACAAACAAACCTAACAAACCATCACAAAGAATCTACAATAAACAAACCTAACAAACAATCACAAACAATCCAGAACAAACAAACCTAACAAACAATCATAAAGAATCCAAATAAATATACATAAACCTAATTAAGACTAACCAATAGCAATAATAGCAGCATATCAATAAATAATTGAAAAAAGAACAGCTAAAAACCAATAAGATTAATAAATAGCATATTATAATAAATAATAATAAAAAATAATGAAATTATTTTAAATATTATTTATTCTAAAATATCACCTTCAGTAGAAAGAATGATACAGCTATCAGAAGAATTCTTTAAAGCTATTGAAAATCCAGAATCAATACCAACAACAATGGTTTCTTTACCATTTTCTTTAGCTTTATTTATAATAGGTAAAAAATCTGTATCCCTAGTCATTAAAGCTATAGTATCAATATTTGGATTATAAATTAGTTCCATGGCTTCAACTGCCATATGCACATCAGTATCCCCAGCTACAACAAGAGGGGAGAATCCTTGATTTACAACAGCTTCGATAAGTTTGTCAGAAGCATATTGATTAAAAAGGACTTTAGCTATCCTTAAATCCCCCTGTTCAGCTATTAAACTTCTTATCACCCTTAAATCTAAATCAAATTCTTTCCTAAGAATATTTGGACCATCGACCAACAATCCAATATCATTTAGTTCAGCATTGGTTTTTTTAAGAGGGATATATCCATTTAATGAACTCAATTTCTCAAATTTTCTCATAAATATCAACAGATATTAATGTTAAACATATCCTTTATTTGTTATTATTATGTTTTAAGTATTATATATTATTTTTTATTTTTATGAATAATTAATTAATTTACAAATAATCATAAAATCAAACCAAAATAATCAAATAACAATAAAAATATCAAAACATTACAAAATAATATTAGAAATTAGAAACTAAAAATAGGTAAAATAGATAAATAAGTACATAATTAATAATTAAATAGTAACAACTACATAACTAAATAATTAAATAAATAAACAGCAAAAAATAATGAAAAATAAGTAGAAAATAAGATAAATAAAATAAATAAAGATTAAAAAAGTTAAAATAGATATCTAAATCAATATCCAATAACTAATTTATTCAAGTTTGAAATTTGCTGTAAAAATTTCAGTTAAAACATTTAAGTCTTTATCGGAAATTTGTAAAGAAGTAAAATCTTCTTCTCCCTCATTATAAGAATATTCAGCATCGATAATTTTACCTTCAGCTGTTGTGTAAAATATAATACTATCTCCTTGTTGTTCTGGGTTTTTTGTAGGTAAAAATATCTCTACAGATGCCCCTAACTGATCAAAAAACTTTTCTTTTTCAGTTTCATCTTTGGCAACTTTTTTAAATTTTCGGATTCTTGATTTCAATTTCTTTTCTGCAGCTTCTGCAATATTTGCCATTATATCACCATTGTTATAATTTATATTATTTTTCCTATTGGATATTCTATACTCATTTACAAATTACATTATAAAAAATTTATGAGTTTTATTTTTAAATATATCAATTATATATTAATTGATTTTATAAAAATTATTTATAAAAATTATCAATCATATATAATTCATTCTTTAAAAAAATATCAATTATATAAAAGTGCTATTATATAATTTTATTTTAGTATATAAATGTTTATAGAAATTTGTTATAAAAAGCTTTTAATACTATGAAATATTTTTATTATAATCTTAATTTTAAAAAAAAAATCTAATAATTTAGAAGATTATAGAAAAAAATATTAAAATGATTAATAATGAAAAATAGCTCAAAATCATACAAAGAAAATTTAATAAAAATACTAAAAATAATAATATAAATGGAAAAAATTACTTAAATATAAAAATAATG from Methanobrevibacter sp. TMH8 encodes the following:
- a CDS encoding acetyl-CoA carboxylase biotin carboxylase subunit, producing MFDKILIANRGEIAIRIMRACRELDVKSVAIYSDADKTSLYTNYADERYALGNPSPSKSYLNIDKIMDIAIESGAEAIHPGYGFLAENSELGRRCEKNGIALIGPSGKVIESMGDKITSKKLMKKAGVPIIEGTDSGVTDIDEAIKIADSIGYPVIVKASAGGGGIGMRTVYEEDELVRAIESTQSVASTNFGDSTVFIEKYIEKPRHIEFQILADDHGNTIHVADRECSIQRRHQKLIEEAPSPIMTEELRKQMGESAIKAAEYIDYSSAGTVEFLYSGGEYYFLEMNTRIQVEHPITEIITNIDLVKEQIKIASGEELSYSQKDVKVNGHAIECRINAENPLADFAPNPGKITGYRSPGGPGVRLDSGVYMNYTIPTFYDSMISKLIAWGRNRNEAINRMRRALSEYIIIGVNTTIPFHKALMKNENFLKGELHTHFVDDYRKRIDDEMRIIREEDLERINRMRSTFMPGKKVAAISAAVGSYLNTAKKQKMKKSNK
- a CDS encoding biotin--[acetyl-CoA-carboxylase] ligase; translation: MKKSMQELLSKNREKISEEAAEGIFQIDEEKIAEFIKEVGNYEIDYIPSGKIRKNLNTKYIGNEIYSFKEVESTNSVAKFLSRFGAKEGTIILSEIQTKGKGRRGKKWESPTGGIWLSIILKPDIEPSKAPIITLATGVAVAKTLRGMNIDARIKWPNDILINHKKVCGILTEANAKFSTVDYVIVGVGIDTRVDTNILADDLREKTTSIDNETPEEIEEYEIIANFLNEFEDVYELFKAGEFDEILYDWRRMSQTIGSYVEIKQPLGKVLRGTAVGINNQGALILELENGDLKKIISGECIIREG
- a CDS encoding TIGR03576 family pyridoxal phosphate-dependent enzyme gives rise to the protein MLIKNSLDEMEKREISLKVIKSIIEKKGRDCLYDLTGLSGGFLATQEELDLLETYIGPAIFEEKLQVLGKNHLGGEKIFAVNRTSSGILATILSIVEKDSFVVHFLPEFPAHPSIPRSCALVGANYLEFDDIDKFISIFPDNVSLVIITGSTMDHKILDEKSFKTVIDLANEKNISVLVDDASGARLRTAIFSQKKAIELGADLVVTSTDKLMNGPRGGLMAGKKDLINQIKTKAHQFGLEAQPPSILAMVKGLENYNENDLKKSLNKKDELMELLANDFKMFEKTPTGVMVSEDNLKNEIINHFKKDNTHDYGKILDKFSNKDLCFIWAMLLLKEEGIVTIPAVSMPGASATVRFDLAAVDAERIDVDIIFNKIKNSFESLLSVINDEKLAKDTIFTFD
- a CDS encoding TIGR00288 family NYN domain-containing protein, yielding MRKFEKLSSLNGYIPLKKTNAELNDIGLLVDGPNILRKEFDLDLRVIRSLIAEQGDLRIAKVLFNQYASDKLIEAVVNQGFSPLVVAGDTDVHMAVEAMELIYNPNIDTIALMTRDTDFLPIINKAKENGKETIVVGIDSGFSIALKNSSDSCIILSTEGDILE